CTTTCAAGGTCAGCCTTCATATCGGCCTTTATCTGTGCCTCGTCAAAACGGCCCAGTTCACCGGCTTCTATGGGATTCATCAACTCTCTAATGTACGGTACATCGCCCCAAATATTGGTCAAATGATAATAGGCCAGGGCCCTGAGAAAAAGAAGTTCGCCCACCGCTAAATTTCGAGCATCTTCAGGTAGGTTTTCATTGCCCTCGATCCTGGTCAGGAATTCTACTGTGGCGTTCACCACTTCATAGCAGTCCTCCCAGACGTTATTGAGGTCACTTACTCCTTCACCGTAAGAATAACTGGATTGATCACTGGTTGCTCCCGCGTTCCTGCTGGACTCCAGAATATCGGATCCATAATGATAAAAATCATTTATACCGGGCCAATTATACATACCCTGTCTTCCTAGGATGGAATAGGCACCGTTCACGGCCAATTGGGCTTCGTCGGCTGTGTTGAAAAAATTACTGGGAGTTACCTCGTCCCTGAGGTCTTCTTCAAGAAAATCGTCGCAGCCATAAAAGACTACTGTTCCTATTATCAACAAAAAAGTGAGTTTATATATATTTTTCATCATCAGTTTTTTTAAAATTCCAAAATAACACCTAGAGTAAACGACCTTGCATAAGGATAAACCCCTCCGGCAAAACCTTGCGAGACCGAGTCGGTTCCTCTGTTATCGGTAATGCCGTTCACCTCCGGATCTCCCAATCTAAAATCAGAGAGTAACCAGAGATTGGTTCCTGTGAGGTAGACATTCAATCGATTAAAAGTATTTTTCAATGTTGAATTCTCCATGGGAACATCATAACTTAAGGTGGCTTGCCGCAACCTTAAGAAGGAGCCATCTTCGATATTAACGCTACTGTTAGGGTTGAACAAGTTTGTGGACGCACCGGCACGTGGAATGTCCGATGTTTCATTAACACCTTCCCGCCATCTATTTAGCACAATGGGATCTAGATTCCGGTCTCCCCGACCAAAAAATGCGGTTTGGGATCTGATATTAAAAATCTCATTGCCATATTGACCATGAAAGAATAGGTCAAGTGATAGATTTTTGTAGGTGAACGTATTTCTGATACCCCCGAAGAAATCGGGCTCGGGCGTACCAAGAATTTGTACATCCTCATTGTTCCATACGGGGTTGTCATCCAAATTCTCGAATCGGGGGCCACCTATAAAGGAAAGTCCTTCCCGACCATCATCAATAATTTCCTGGGCTGTTTTATAGGTACCCAAATAATTAAGCCCGACAAATACCGGCAAACGTTCGCCCACAATCAACCGGGCAGAGCTACCTCCCTGACTCCCTGTACTTTGAATACCGATAAAGTCCCTTCCATCCAGTTCAAGCACTTCGCTTCTGTTGGCAGATATCGTTATTTGCGATTCCCATTTAAAATTAGGCTTATCAATATTTATCGTGTTCAATCCAATTTCAAATCCTTGATTCCTGACCGATCCTATATTCTGCAATTGGGTACCACCCCCAGCTTGGGCGGCAATGTCCGTTCCAAGCAGTAGATCCTCGGTCTTTTTATTGTAATAATCGACCTCTAGGCTTAAGCGATTCTTAAAAAGGCCCAGTTCCAGGCCAATGTCCAATTGTCTTGTGGTTTCCCATTTAAGCCCATCACTGGGGATTCTATCAGGTAAAACTCCATTGGTCAACTGGTTGTTGAACACGGTATTGACCACTTCGTAAATGGGCAATGAATTGTACGTACTCACCCCCTGCTCGCCAACAATACCATAACTGCCCCTGATTTTTAATCTGTTGATGGTTTCAGAATTGATTAAAAAGTTTTCCTGGTCTATGTTCCATGCCACACCCACCGACGGGAAAAAAGCATATTTTTCACCCTCTTCAAAAACCGATGAACCATCATACCTGCCAACCAAGGTCAATAAATACTTACTGTTAAAACTATAATTTACCCGGCCAAGAAACGAGGTAAGGGTCCTTTGGTTGTATCCTGAGTTTACCACATTTTGCAAAGGGTCTCCCAACGAGAGTTCGTTAAACGAAAGGGCATCCAGAGGAATTTGGTTAGCTTCTGATAACGCACTTTCAGCAGTGTTTTTTTGCCAGGTAAAACCGCCCAAAAACTTTATAACGTGTTTTCCCAAATCCAAATCATAATTGAAGGTATTCTCGTTCAACAAGTTTTGTTGAAAGTTGGTTTCAACACTGGCAAACCCTCCATTGCCGGCTATAACACGTTCAGGCAATAAACCTGGCCGAAAATCATTGTTTTTTGTGTACGTAAGTTCGGCACCGAAGGTGCTCCTTAGCGTAAAGTTTTTGAAGAGCTTGTATTCACCATAGACGTTGGCCAACATATTGGTGACCAGGGTATGATCTACCCGTAGCTCTATATCGGCAACAGGGTTTCGCTCCGTTGAAGAACTGATTGGATTGGTTCCCGTAAAATTTCCATCTTCGTCATAAACGGCCCTGATCGGTAAAACTGATGTAACGATTCCTGAATAGGATACTTTATTGTTTTCCCGCTTGAAATGTGAACCGTTAAAGCGAAGTCCGAAATTGAATCGTTCACTGGGCCGCACATCAATATTGGTCCTTAAGGTATATCTTTCAATACCCGATGCCCTAACAACGCCTTTTTGATCAAAATGATTGAGCGCAACATAATAGTTACTGTTTTCAGAGCTACCTGCAATGGATAGGTCCGTATTGGTCACAAAGCCCGTTTGCGAAATTATATCAAGCCAATCGGTATCCGGGATGTCGCTTCCGTCAAATTGCAAGGGCAAATCCGGATCAATGGCACCAAAACCATCATCACCGGGAACAAACTGCCCGGACTCGTTGATATAGTCGACATAACCTTGACCGCCCAAGATTTCAATTTGATTGGCGGTTTCCTGAACACTGGTGTAATGGTTCAGGGTAATTTTGGGCTTGGCCTGCGAAATGCCCTTACCATTTTTGGTAGTCACCAATATAACTCCGGCAGCACCCCTGGTACCGTAAATGGAAAGGGCCGTAGCATCTTTTAATATTTCTACCGATTGAATGTCATTGACATTAAGGTTGTTAAGGTTAAAATCGGTACCTGTAATAAAACCATCCACCACATAAAGGGGCGCATTATTGCCATTAATGGAGCTGTTACCTCGAATTCTAATGGTAGAACCGGCCCCAGGGGTACCATTATTGGAAGTTACCGCAACCCCGGTTGCCCTACCTTGAAGGGCTTGATCCAGCCTTACAACGGGCTGTTTTTCAAGTACGTCGGATTTTACCTGTGCCACTGAAGACACCAAATCCTTCTTTGTTGTAGTACCGTAACCAATGACCACCACTTCGTCCAATTGTTCGGTATCTTCCCTAAGTACTACTTCAATGGTGGTTTGTCCGTTCAATGCAATTTCCTGGGCAACAAAACCAATATAAGAAATGGAAAGTACTGCATTCCGATTGGAGACATTGATCACAAAATTTCCATCAAAATCCGATTGTACCCCATTGGCCACCCCTTTTTCTATAACGTTTGCTCCCGGTAAAGGCGTACCGTCTTCAGCCAAAATTGTACCTTCGACCCTGACATTATCTTGAGCTTGTACGATACTGCCGGAACTTAATAAAAAAAGAAAAAGGCAAAAACATGGCCATGCGCGTTTTTTATGAAAAACGCTGATTTTTAGTTGATTCATAGCTTTCAGTTTAGTTAGTTATCAGTTATTTATACCGAAACAAAACTAAAGCCATCTTCAACTTGGCTATGGGACATATCGTTTAGTCTAGGGGGTCAAATAGCCCACTTTATTTTAATTTTTTGCAACTTTCTGTTTATAATACGATGGTAGGCATTGGAACTGTTTTTGAAAACAGGTTTTAAAATATTTGTAATCATTGAAGCCCACGTCATAAGCAATTTCACTTAAATTCATGTCGGTGGTCAAAATCAATAAAGCTGCCCTCTTTAAACGGATCGACCTAATAAACGCGGTCAGGGATAGGTCTGTCAATGATTTCATTTTCCGGTAAAGGGTAGATTGGCTCATATGTAGTTCTTCCACCAAATTGTCTATTCCAAAGTTTGGGTTGTGCAAATTGTTCTCCACAACGAGCATCGCTTTTTGAATAAAGGCGTTTTCCGGTTCATTGACCTCATCGACTTCAGAATCGGACGGTTCAAACCAAATTTTGTTCGTTAAGTATTCTTTTAGCCTGGAACGATTTTGCAGTAACCCCGTAATTCTGGCCTTTACCACATTGGGGTTAAATGGTTTGGTAATATAATCGTCCGCTCCGGTTTTTAAACCTTCTATCTCAAAAACAGTTGATGTTCTTGCGGTCAATAAAATAATGGGGATGTGCGAAGTATTTTTATGGGATTTTAGCCCTTTGCAAAGTGTAATACCATCTGTTTCCGGCATCATTACATCACTTATGATCAGATCGGGCATTTTTTCCATTGCCATATCATAGCCTTCTTTGCCGCCCTCGGCCCTCAATACCTTGTACTGCTCAGAAAGCACATCCTCTAAATAATCCAGGATTTCAGTATTGTCATCAATTATAAGTATGGTAACTTTTTGGGATGTCACAGCGAGGGGGGCAATTTGTTTTTTGGTTTTCCGTGGATAGGCTGCAATGTTATCCGTTCTAATAAAGGCATCATTGATACTGTCTTTGTAGAATATGGGATCCGTCCCTATTTTGATGGTAAATTCAGACCCTTCATTTTTTTTGCTCTTTACCGTGATGGAACCATTGTGCAATTCAATAATTTTCTTGGTAAAGGCAAGTCCAATACCACTTCCGATCATTTGACTGGAGCTTGCACTTTTGATCTGGAAGTACATGTCAAAAATCTTGTCCAGGTTTTTCGAACTTATTCCAATGCCCGTGTCCTGTATGATCAACACACACTTTTTAGCTTCAGATTTTAGTCTCAAAGTTATCCGATCTCTTGGTCCGCTATATTTTAAGGCATTTGACAATAGGTTGCAAAGTGCAATTTCCATCTTGTTCCTATCAAAAGGGAAGCACAGTTCTTCCACCTCGGGTTCAAAATGGTATGAAATCCCTTTCTCTTTGGCCAAGTCTTTAAAATAGAGAAACACTTCGTTGGAGAACCTTACGAAATTACCTTCGGACGCGTTTAATTGTAAATGCCCTTTTTCTGCTTTTCTAAAATCCAATAATTGATTTATCAAATTCGATAACCTATTGGTATTTCGCTCTACG
The sequence above is a segment of the Muricauda sp. SCSIO 64092 genome. Coding sequences within it:
- a CDS encoding SusC/RagA family TonB-linked outer membrane protein, coding for MNQLKISVFHKKRAWPCFCLFLFLLSSGSIVQAQDNVRVEGTILAEDGTPLPGANVIEKGVANGVQSDFDGNFVINVSNRNAVLSISYIGFVAQEIALNGQTTIEVVLREDTEQLDEVVVIGYGTTTKKDLVSSVAQVKSDVLEKQPVVRLDQALQGRATGVAVTSNNGTPGAGSTIRIRGNSSINGNNAPLYVVDGFITGTDFNLNNLNVNDIQSVEILKDATALSIYGTRGAAGVILVTTKNGKGISQAKPKITLNHYTSVQETANQIEILGGQGYVDYINESGQFVPGDDGFGAIDPDLPLQFDGSDIPDTDWLDIISQTGFVTNTDLSIAGSSENSNYYVALNHFDQKGVVRASGIERYTLRTNIDVRPSERFNFGLRFNGSHFKRENNKVSYSGIVTSVLPIRAVYDEDGNFTGTNPISSSTERNPVADIELRVDHTLVTNMLANVYGEYKLFKNFTLRSTFGAELTYTKNNDFRPGLLPERVIAGNGGFASVETNFQQNLLNENTFNYDLDLGKHVIKFLGGFTWQKNTAESALSEANQIPLDALSFNELSLGDPLQNVVNSGYNQRTLTSFLGRVNYSFNSKYLLTLVGRYDGSSVFEEGEKYAFFPSVGVAWNIDQENFLINSETINRLKIRGSYGIVGEQGVSTYNSLPIYEVVNTVFNNQLTNGVLPDRIPSDGLKWETTRQLDIGLELGLFKNRLSLEVDYYNKKTEDLLLGTDIAAQAGGGTQLQNIGSVRNQGFEIGLNTINIDKPNFKWESQITISANRSEVLELDGRDFIGIQSTGSQGGSSARLIVGERLPVFVGLNYLGTYKTAQEIIDDGREGLSFIGGPRFENLDDNPVWNNEDVQILGTPEPDFFGGIRNTFTYKNLSLDLFFHGQYGNEIFNIRSQTAFFGRGDRNLDPIVLNRWREGVNETSDIPRAGASTNLFNPNSSVNIEDGSFLRLRQATLSYDVPMENSTLKNTFNRLNVYLTGTNLWLLSDFRLGDPEVNGITDNRGTDSVSQGFAGGVYPYARSFTLGVILEF